The Candida orthopsilosis Co 90-125, chromosome 7 draft sequence genome has a window encoding:
- a CDS encoding hypothetical protein (incomplete, gene ends within a gap in the genome sequence) has protein sequence MFDDQTNNAIAEISSSSEAKTPIDEKSIDNYTLTLNQSTVEQELYFETIIPLINQTLLDSTYPAIDSTGILIKLLEKVLSY, from the coding sequence ATGTTTGATGACCAAACAAACAATGCTATAGCTGAGATTTCCTCTAGCTCTGAAGCTAAAACTCCAATTGAtgagaaatcaattgacaattACACCCTTACTTTAAATCAATCAACTGTCGAGCAAGAAttatattttgaaactatCATCCCCCTCATCAATCAGACGTTGCTTGATAGCACATATCCTGCCATTGATTCAACGGGGATTCTCATAAAGCTATTGGAAAAGGTGTTGTCCTATC
- a CDS encoding Prr2 serine/threonine protein kinase — protein MTAPNAASVPKISKFDKRVGVMGKGISGRVELYSAKGGIKYAVKVYHIREKYETKKEYRYRVLHEYRILLNLRHCNIIPVYKYDVSLLDSTVKLYMMAGTPHLLKVLESVKLVDLEIICYWKQLCSGVLYLHSQGISHRDLKLENIVFDEEYKLLKIIDFATADKTPGLSVGLVGSEKYAAPETYSHIKYDGKVSDIWSMGIILYYMLHSKFPWKQANRNDLDYTGYTNTTTSHNLLHFNEGSEITSQILEPNVEKRVTIFQLWEDAWFQTLQFCSESDNCGITHTTRPQNDSVEC, from the coding sequence ATGACAGCACCAAATGCCGCAAGCGTGCCGAAGATTTCGAAATTCGATAAAAGAGTAGGTGTAATGGGAAAAGGAATATCAGGAAGAGTTGAGTTGTATCTGGCGAAAGGGGGCATCAAATATGCGGTGAAGGTATATCACATCCGAGAAAAGTATGAGACAAAGAAAGAGTACCGATATAGGGTACTTCATGAATACAGAATTCTTCTCAACTTGCGCCACTGCAATATTATTCCCGTTTATAAGTATGATGTTCTGCTTTTAGACTCCACTGTAAAGTTGTACATGATGGCTGGCACACCCCATCTACTTAAGGTCCTCGAGTCAGTTAAGTTGGTTGATTTAGAAATTATTTGCTATTGGAAGCAGCTCTGCCTGGGAGTACTATATCTACATAGTCAAGGTATAAGTCACCGTGATTTAAAGTTGGAGAATATCGTATTTGACGAGGAAtataaattgttgaaaattataGATTTCGCTACCGCTGATAAAACACCGGGTCTCTCAGTTGGTTTAGTCGGGTCGGAAAAATATGCTGCTCCAGAAACCTATTCACACATTAAGTATGATGGGAAAGTGCTGGATATTTGGTCCATGGGGATTATATTGTACTACATGTTACACAGCAAGTTTCCCTGGAAACAAGCCAATCGAAATGATTTGGATTATACCGGTTATACCAACACAACAACCTCACATAATCTATTGCACTTCAACGAGGGGTCAGAAATTACGAGTCAAATACTTGAGCCAAACGTGGAGAAAAGAGtcacaatttttcaactatGGGAAGATGCTTGGTTTCAAACTTTACAGTTTTGTTCAGAGTCTGATAATTGTGGAATAACCCACACCACTCGACCTCAAAATGACTCCGTGGAATGTTAG
- a CDS encoding Shm1 mitochondrial serine hydroxymethyltransferase, which translates to MISASIRTLRTSRLAIQSVTKRSYAVSSKAQALLSKPVQEVDPEMADILNQEKVRQKNSITLIPSENFTSKAVMDLLGSEMQNKYSEGYPGERYYGGNEIIDKAESLCQKRALEAFNLNPEEWGVNVQPLSGAPANLYAYSAILDVGDRIMGLDLPHGGHLSHGYQTNTTKISFVSKYFQTMPYRLNEETGVIDYDTLEKNAELFRPKVIVAGASAYSRVIDYKRMKQIADKVGAYLLSDMAHISGLVSAGVTDSPFPYSDIVTTTTHKSLRGPRGSMIFFRKGIRKVTKKGKEIPYDLERKINFSVFPGHQGGPHNHTISALAVALKQCTEPEYKQYQQEVVDNAKHFADALESKGFQLVSGGTDTHLILLNLNSKNIDGARLEAVLERANIAANKNTIPGDKSALFPSGLRVGTPAMTTRGFGFDEFSKVADFIEQAVTIAVDLKSKEQGKVPKELLASFKSLADESKEVKELGDEVAKWASQYPVPGDL; encoded by the coding sequence ATGATTTCTGCATCCATACGTACATTGAGAACGCTGAGATTGGCTATTCAATCAGTAACAAAGAGAAGCTATGCTGTCTCATCAAAAGCGCAAGCTTTGTTATCAAAACCAGTCCAAGAAGTTGATCCTGAAATGGCCGACATTTTGAACCAAGAGAAGGTCAGACAGAAGAACTCAATCACCTTAATCCCTTCAGAAAATTTCACTTCAAAAGCAGTGATGGACTTGTTGGGATCTGAAATGCAAAATAAATACTCAGAAGGTTATCCAGGAGAAAGATATTACGGAGGTAACGAAATCATTGACAAGGCTGAATCATTGTGCCAAAAGAGAGCATTAGAAGCGTTCAATTTAAACCCGGAGGAATGGGGAGTCAACGTACAACCCTTGTCCGGTGCTCCAGCTAACTTATATGCTTATTCGGCCATCTTGGATGTTGGTGACAGAATTATGGGATTGGACTTGCCCCATGGAGGTCACTTGTCGCATGGTTACCAAACCAACACTACAAAGATTTCGTTTGTATCGAAATACTTTCAAACCATGCCATACAGATTGAATGAAGAAACCGGTGTCATCGATTACGATACATTGGAGAAGAATGCTGAGCTTTTCAGACCAAAAGTCATCGTTGCCGGAGCTTCTGCGTATTCGAGAGTTATTGACTACAAGAGAATGAAGCAAATTGCCGACAAAGTTGGTGCTTATTTGTTGTCCGACATGGCCCACATTTCAGGTCTTGTTTCTGCTGGGGTCACTGATTCACCATTCCCATACTCAGATATCGTCACCACTACCACCCACAAATCCTTGAGAGGACCAAGGGGATCAATGATCTTTTTCAGAAAAGGTATCAGAAAAGTAACCAAGAagggaaaagaaattccaTACGATTTGGAGAGAAAGATTAACTTTTCTGTTTTCCCAGGACATCAAGGTGGTCCACATAATCATACCATTTCTGCTTTAGCTGTCGCCTTGAAGCAATGTACCGAGCCAGAGTAcaaacaataccaacagGAAGTTGTCGATAATGCAAAACATTTTGCTGATGCGTTGGAATCAAAGGGATTCCAATTAGTCTCAGGTGGTACAGATACCCATTTGATCTTGCTTAATTTGAACTCAAAGAATATTGATGGCGCTAGACTTGAAGCAGTGTTAGAAAGAGCCAATATAGCagcaaacaaaaacaccaTTCCTGGTGACAAGAGTGCTCTTTTCCCATCAGGATTAAGAGTTGGTACACCAGCAATGACCACCAGaggatttggatttgatgaattttcaaaagttgctGATTTCATTGAACAAGCTGTGACTATCGCTGTTGATTTAAAAAGCAAGGAGCAAGGAAAGGTGCCAAAAGAATTGTTGGCAAGTTTTAAATCCTTAGCAGATGAAAGTAAGGAGGTTAAGGAGTTGGGTGATGAAGTTGCGAAATGGGCTAGTCAATATCCAGTCCCAGGAGATTTGTAG
- a CDS encoding RNA polymerase II mediator complex subunit, producing the protein MNDTIANVHLEDVQKTSSLISWSKNGLIVYISPCKRSKNNLLLTYLESVDGHSWRLAPPQPVEVKLENNFLPEISLVCWSTLSTDLAVSDVYGNFYILLAGVGMVDSKDASPSYELTSYNHMEMIYRDVINQDIKSPINPGASIIAFKWLNIEKPQILNKPASLVNLEHSYVYTYGVNQFASHGVSHPIPTKQACLALRRNGTLMLYYQGEHKVEYHKVSINLNDSPLMISNASIGFTNGKQVVITAYDRLSDDISTYVVTIDWGFLVESAKRQKTDPHYHTPKENQNFPGLNIAKIHEMKPLPEYKENSINPLSSIDLVSASVERESKMSILISYSSVDIYRYEVVDTAEIIPDAFTELGGKMNFHEKSPPSQTIELKDKIARTGKLQAIVSGPSDLYCLMMYEDGRIDVLDTKSWEIVNSPNEQFPPSTISTVFDVGFSLPEIKHENPLILAVSPNMTSVVYTEVYNETEFLTLRPVEKVRNTGFQPRDLFATSVALAYRHAYACYTNTFTDDLIILIQSEVERLRSLLLKQMPEKRESIQLMIKKFVESIISEAHKSINFQLDAFSKESVDKLLSNPPLQKLLSLQLILGEAQGNSVMSDIAWIVLNLRSTNFGIMFSLSSVYRQISKKKPSEDSLKDSITRAECIVSLIGNIKWLIDLMVYFNQELLQLSYFRNDSENSKLSLSNSVVLPVILSKVPRLFLMYAISSMGKTHEILKKLHKDLAESNKLFTPMKEALNRYFTICSGAPLTLSLFEQYLRECDALIAKEFATRLATKEKGYSLKIEQKLVCHGEITDDVKDIARILVDRYAHNISREMKVSELYFYNTEWLNIGFNKHTQSIEDSSTILYAQASNKKVVRRLKLDHDIDALRKIYIYDGSIRRCTRCRSVSLVTDPFVFESTTTIGLWTMVFQRTCICGNTWVNI; encoded by the coding sequence ATGAACGATACAATAGCCAATGTGCACTTGGAGGATGTTCAgaaaacatcatcattgatatCATGGTCCAAGAATGGACTCATTGTTTATATTTCACCGTGTAAGCGatcaaaaaataatttACTATTGACTTACCTTGAAAGTGTTGACGGCCATTCATGGAGATtagcaccaccacaaccTGTCGAGGTCAAGCTAGAGAATAACTTCTTGCCTGAAATATCTTTAGTGTGCTGGAGCACTCTCAGTACAGATTTGGCAGTCTCCGATGTTTATGGTAATTTCTATATATTGTTAGCTGGTGTTGGAATGGTGGACTCGAAAGATGCATCGCCAAGCTACGAATTGACTTCGTACAATCACATGGAGATGATTTACCGAGATGTGATAAATCAAGATATAAAGTCGCCTATTAACCCTGGCGCGTCGATTATTGCATTCAAATGGctcaatattgaaaaaccaCAGATATTGAACAAGCCTGCGAGCTTGGTGAACTTGGAGCATTCTTATGTATACACGTACGGAGTGAATCAGTTTGCATCACATGGTGTACTGCACCCTATCCCAACTAAACAAGCATGCTTGGCACTACGAAGAAATGGAACTCTAATGTTGTATTACCAAGGTGAACACAAAGTAGAATACCACAAAGTTTCCATCAACTTGAATGATTCTCCATTGATGATTAGCAATGCATCAATTGGGTTTACAAATGGCAAACAAGTTGTAATTACTGCCTATGATCGTTTATCCGATGATATTTCCACCTACGTAGTGACCATAGATTGGGGGTTTCTCGTAGAGTCAGCAAAGAGACAAAAGACCGATCCTCACTATCATACCCCCAAAgagaatcaaaattttcccGGTTTaaatattgcaaaaatCCACGAAATGAAACCGTTACCAGAGTATAAAGAAAACTCGATCAACccattatcatcaattgatcttgtgTCAGCTAGCGTGGAGAGAGAGTCCAAAATGAGCATTTTAATTAGTTATAGCTCGGTGGACATATACAGGTACGAAGTTGTAGACACAGCAGAGATTATACCCGATGCGTTTACTGAGTTGGGTGGGAAGATGAATTTTCACGAAAAGAGTCCACCTTCCCAAACAATTGAGTTGAAAGATAAAATAGCGAGAACGGGAAAGTTGCAGGCTATTGTGAGTGGACCCTCAGACTTGTACtgtttgatgatgtatGAAGATGGACGTATAGATGTCCTAGATACAAAATCTTGGGAAATTGTCAACTCACCGAATGAACAGTTTCCACCAAgtacaatttcaactgtATTTGACGTTGGGTTTTCACTCCCGGAAATTAAACACGAAAATCCCTTGATTTTGGCCGTGTCGCCAAACATGACTTCCGTTGTGTACACCGAAGTATACAATGAAACTGAATTTTTAACACTAAGGCCAGTGGAAAAAGTACGCAACACTGGCTTTCAACCGAGGGACTTATTTGCTACATCCGTTGCATTGGCGTATAGACATGCATATGCTTGCTATACAAACACTTTTactgatgatttgatcatATTGATTCAGTCTGAAGTGGAAAGGCTTCGCTCCTTATTGTTAAAGCAGATGCCGGAAAAGCGTGAAAGCATACAATTAATGATTAAAAAGTTCGTTGAGTCAATAATTAGTGAAGCACACAAGTCAATCAACTTTCAATTGGATGCGTTTAGTAAGGAGTCAGTTGATAAGTTATTATCCAACCCGCCATTGCAAAAGCTACTTTCTTTGCAGTTGATATTAGGTGAAGCACAAGGTAACTCGGTAATGTCAGACATTGCTTGGATTGTATTGAACTTGAGAAGCACTAATTTTGGTATCATGTTTTCACTTTCCAGTGTATATCGTCAAATTtcgaaaaagaaaccaaGCGAGGACTCTTTGAAAGATTCAATCACTAGAGCTGAGTGTATTGTGTCGTTGATTGGAAATATAAAATGGCTTATTGACCTAATGGTGtatttcaatcaagaattgtTGCAGCTTTCGTATTTCAGAAATGATTCTGAGAACAGCAAGCTCAGCCTCAGTAACTCGGTGGTTTTGCCAGTCATTTTGAGCAAAGTGCCGAGATTATTTCTTATGTATGCGATCTCATCCATGGGTAAAACTCATGAAATATTAAAAAAGTTGCACAAGGACTTGGCTGAGAGTAATAAGCTTTTCACACCTATGAAGGAAGCTTTGAATAGGTACTTCACTATATGCTCAGGAGCGCCATTGACTTTAAGTTTGTTCGAGCAATACCTTCGTGAGTGTGATGCTTTGATTGCGAAGGAGTTTGCAACAAGACTAGCGACCAAGGAAAAAGGCTATTCGCTAAAGATTGAGCAAAAACTAGTTTGCCATGGAGAGATTACTGACGACGTGAAGGACATTGCTCGGATTTTAGTGGATAGGTATGCACACAATATCAGTCGTGAAATGAAAGTTTCCGAATTGTATTTTTACAACACCGAGTGGTTGAATATTGGCTTCAACAAACACactcaatcaattgaagattcgtcaacaattttataTGCACAAGCATCAAATAAGAAAGTGGTACGGAGGTTGAAACTTGATCACGACATTGATGCATTGAGGAAAATTTACATCTATGATGGAAGTATCAGAAGGTGCACCAGATGCAGATCAGTCTCGTTGGTCACAGACCCGTTTGTATTTGAATCAACTACAACCATCGGATTGTGGACCATGGTTTTCCAGAGAACATGCATTTGTGGTAACACCTGGGTAAATATTTGA
- a CDS encoding Sng3 membrane transporter has translation MASNSSLNSQESNNSSLEVNEPQSYIGPTVNPKTLKRPLTRRLSSAASNIFSFNTRDNDSVDDVSEQEDKSLIQDVANDYFNANDADYVLGAEHPEEHREETRDEENVAPKSEELESVHSYRPQLYSKPLDGITEPETSEPQPQKPVKYKLWDKEFKADRIQIGIKLLSNYAFLLVGFAGALLFYWASYYQRSTRFKHLKMAIVIADRQVGQLPNIVGKTIESYFTDVPSLQQLGKFEIWDYDKVSSLAAEHGHNITQEVYQQVHHAKVWAAFYVYENATLMWNQALSSASTNFDPTHSLMEVVYETGRDYNAVSNYIVTIIQSIVKSYPNFATQSQIVANMLQTVNQTQALTVMSQAPHLVSTIPTFKINDLHPVTNLVFQAPFQIGLIYLVVFGFFQFIFTLKIHMYLASKIKGWSYIFFRILSTQVAYMFISLGMVVLNTAFQLPFNTTFGYSGFLVIWMFSYLLMASLGSIIEVLVIIMFALKPQLIGFVLLFTAVINLAPIISPPVLSPPFYYYGYAVPSRNAYELLHVAYFDAYKGHMGRNIGVLLAWIVASNAVMPFMLKFLAKKKKEADEKKAMDEKG, from the coding sequence ATGGCATCGAACTCCTCACTCAATTCTCAAGAGTCAAACAACAGCTCACTAGAAGTGAATGAACCGCAGTCATATATCGGTCCCACAGTTAACCCAAAAACATTGAAACGACCACTAACAAGACGGTTGTCCAGTGCTGCTTCTAATATATTTTCATTCAACACCAGGGACAATGATAGCGTTGATGATGTGAGTGAACAGGAGGACAAATCATTAATTCAGGATGTAGCAAATGACTACTTCAATGCCAACGATGCAGACTATGTCTTAGGTGCAGAGCATCCTGAAGAGCATCGGGAGGAAACTCGCGATGAGGAAAATGTGGCTCCAAAGTCCGAAGAATTGGAATCAGTTCATCTGTATAGACCACAGCTATATTCGAAACCACTTGATGGTATAACTGAGCCAGAAACCTCAGAACCACAACCACAGAAGCCTGTAAAGTATAAACTATGGGACAAAGAATTCAAAGCTGATCGAATACAAATAGGAATTAaacttttatcaaattatGCGTTTTTACTAGTCGGGTTTGCCGGAGCTTTGTTGTTTTACTGGGCATCTTACTACCAGAGAAGCACACGATTTAAGCATTTGAAGATGGCTATTGTAATTGCTGACCGTCAAGTGGGTCAGTTGCCAAACATTGTTGGGAAAACTATTGAATCGTATTTTACCGACGTCCCTTctttacaacaattgggcaagtttgaaatatgGGATTATGATAAAGTGTCTTCGCTAGCTGCTGAGCATGGACACAATATCACTCAAGAAGTTTATCAGCAAGTCCATCATGCTAAAGTTTGGGCTGCATTCTATGTTTACGAAAATGCAACTTTAATGTGGAATCAAGCTTTATCTTCTGCGTCAACGAACTTTGATCCAACACATTCTCTAATGGAGGTAGTTTACGAGACTGGAAGAGATTACAATGCCGTACTGAACTACATTGTTACCATCATTCAACTGATTGTGAAGTCATACCCCAATTTCGCAACCCAGAGTCAAATTGTTGCTAATATGCTCCAAACTGTCAACCAAACACAAGCATTGACTGTCATGTCACAAGCTCCTCATTTAGTATCGACAATTCCtacattcaaaatcaacgaCTTGCATCCTGTCACCAATCTTGTATTTCAAGCACCGTTTCAAATCGGCTTGATCTATCTCGTTGTGTTTGGGTTCTTTCAGTTTATTTTCACACTCAAAATCCACATGTATCTAGCATCAAAGATCAAGGGTTGGAGCTACATCTTTTTTCGAATTTTATCCACTCAAGTGGCTTACATGTTTATATCATTGGGTATGGTTGTCTTGAACACAGCATTTCAATTACCATTCAATACTACATTTGGTTACTCCGGTTTCCTAGTGATTTGGATGTTTAGCTATCTTTTGATGGCATCTTTGGGTAGTATTATTGAAGTCTTGGTGATTATCATGTTTGCCTTGAAACCCCAATTGATCGGAtttgtcttgttgtttACAGCTGTTATTAACTTGGCTCCCATCATAAGTCCACCTGTCTTGAGTCCCCCATTTTACTACTACGGATACGCTGTGCCTTCAAGAAATGCATACGAGTTGCTACATGTCGCTTATTTTGATGCCTATAAAGGGCATATGGGGAGAAATATTGGTGTGTTGTTGGCATGGATTGTGGCAAGTAATGCCGTTATGCCATTCATGTTGAAATTCCttgcaaagaaaaagaaagaggctgatgaaaagaaagcaaTGGACGAAAAAGGGTAA
- a CDS encoding Sng4 membrane transporter (incomplete, gene extends across a gap in the sequence; similar to C. parapsilosis CPAR2_703610 and C. albicans SNG4) translates to MSTSNSDSIDPLGVQENHGKSASNSNTQPFEDKKEHDDDNSLHSGGFAGAALAKEQSARRDSAKPRQSVVSIKLTHKERMREYIKAAPKFVWAYVQVFCIYVGFLSIYWGTLYKRSDRFQNVEMLVVNDDTPFSSNGTQIQPYISDAFIDLLQEPSTSRLAKFIVVNTTEFRGLADSHNNTLYEEVLRQIHHQKYWAGFYIKPNATQLIYDSFASGNATYMTSGPINNTITVVYETGRHFSALNQYLIRNLNEVAFDWNTQLSNRVYPDIIQSLSSTQQQNLLQNTSIPIFTTFPILTFVDNRSSSNSAILGPSELGLIYALLFSFNQFNFSLEIYRIMRERLKYRSYVFYRVVVSQLNALLLALVYGLMTIALRIPTEAAFGHAGFVVLWMFMYLYLSAVGVVNEIAVSVIMAFEQQLLMAPWMIFN, encoded by the coding sequence ATGTCGACATCAAACTCGGACTCAATTGACCCATTGGGGGTGCAAGAAAACCACGGCAAGAGTGCTTCAAATCTGAACACACAACCATTTGAGGACAAGAAAGAGCATGATGATGACAATTCTCTCCACTCTGGTGGCTTTGCTGGTGCAGCATTAGCGAAAGAGCAATCAGCACGAAGGGATTCTGCTAAACCACGACAACTGGTGGTTTCCATTAAGCTCACCCATAAAGAGCGTATGAGGGAGTATATAAAGGCAGCTCCAAAGTTTGTTTGGGCATATGTTCAGGTATTTTGCATTTATGTTGGGTTTCTCAGTATCTACTGGGGGACATTATACAAACGACTGGATAGGTTTCAGAATGTTGAGATGTTAGTGGTCAATGATGATACGCCCTTCTCAAGTAATGGGACCCAAATTCAACCATATATATCTGATGCGTTTATTGACTTATTACAAGAGCCGCTGACCAGTCGTTTGGCCAAGTTCATAGTTGTCAACACAACAGAATTTCGTGGTTTGGCCGACTCTCACAACAACACCCTATATGAAGAAGTTCTTAGACAGATTCACCATCAGAAATATTGGGCAGGGTTCTACATTAAACCAAATGCGACGCAACTTATTTACGATAGTTTTGCTTCCGGGAATGCAACTTACATGACTCTGGGACCAATTAACAACACAATTACAGTGGTGTATGAGACGGGACGTCATTTCTCAGCATTGAACCAATACCTCATTAGGAATTTGAATGAGGTGGCATTTGATTGGAATACTCAGCTTAGCAATAGGGTCTACCCGGATATCATACAATCTTTGTCATCGACGCAGCAGCAAAaccttcttcaaaacaCATCAATACCCATATTCACTACGTTTCCTATTCTCACCTTTGTTGACAATAggtcatcatcaaattccGCTATTCTAGGCCCTTCAGAGTTGGGTCTTATCTACGctcttttgttttcattcaaccaatttaaCTTTTCGTTGGAAATATACCGGATAATGAGGGAGAGGTTGAAATACCGCTCATACGTGTTCTACCGCGTGGTTGTCTCTCAATTAAATGCATTGTTATTAGCATTGGTTTACGGTTTGATGACCATTGCTTTGAGAATTCCCACAGAAGCAGCTTTCGGCCATGCTGGATTTGTTGTGCTCTGGATGTTTATGTACCTCTACCTAAGTGCAGTTGGTGTCGTCAATGAGATTGCGGTGCTGGTAATCATGGCGtttgaacaacaattaTTGATGGCGCCGTGGATGATTTTCAAC
- a CDS encoding aldose reductase, with protein MTQSNLLSKRFHTKSGKEVSIALGTGTKWKQQQTINEISPELVDNILLALKLGFRHIDTAEAYNTQKEVGEALKRTDVPREDLWITTKYSPGWGSIKAYSKSPKESIDKALNQLGVDYIDLFLIHSPFFTTEQTHGYTLEQVWEALVEAKKEGKVREIGISNAAISHLERLFAASPSPEYYPVANQIEFHPFLQNQSKNIVQFSQDHGILVEAFSPLAPLARVESNALAGTLKTLSEKYNKTEAQILLRYTLQRGILPVTTSSKENRLKESLDLFDFELTKEEVEEINKIGEANPYRAFFHEAFKDL; from the coding sequence ATGACTCAATCAAACTTACTATCAAAAAGGTTTCATACCAAGTCTGGAAAAGAGGTTTCAATTGCACTTGGTACTGGCacaaaatggaaacaacaacaaacaatcaatgaGATCAGCCCAGAGTTAGTAGACAACATTCTTTTAGCGTTAAAATTGGGATTCAGACACATTGACACCGCCGAAGCTTACAATACCCAAAAGGAAGTAGGGGAAGCGCTCAAGAGAACTGATGTTCCAAGAGAAGACCTTTGGATCACTACCAAGTATAGTCCAGGTTGGGGTTCCATCAAAGCTTACAGCAAGTCACCAAAAGAGTCGATTGACAAAGCTTTGAACCAACTCGGTGTTGACTACATTGACTTGTTTTTGATCCACTCTCCCTTTTTTACGACTGAACAAACCCATGGTTACACTTTGGAACAGGTGTGGGAAGCTCTAGTTGAAGCAAAGAAAGAGGGCAAAGTTAGAGAAATCGGGATTTCAAATGCAGCTATTTCTCACTTAGAAAGACTATTTGCAGCTTCTCCTAGTCCTGAGTACTATCCTGTTgccaatcaaattgaatttcatcCATTcttacaaaatcaatcaaaaaacaTAGTTCAATTCAGTCAAGATCATGGTATCTTAGTTGAGGCGTTTTCACCATTGGCACCCTTAGCAAGAGTTGAATCAAATGCTCTTGCTGGGACTTTAAAGACTTTGTCTGAAAAGTACAACAAGACTGAGGCTCAGATATTGTTGAGATACACTTTACAAAGAGGAATTTTGCCAGTCACTACATCTTCGAAGGAAAATAGATTGAAAGAGTCTTTAGATTTGTTTGACTTTGAATTGACTAAGGAGGAAGTGGAAGAGATCAACAAGATTGGTGAAGCCAATCCGTATAGAGCATTCTTTCACGAAGCATTCAAGGATTTGTAG